The Nocardia sp. NBC_01503 sequence GGACGCGCTGTGCTGGAACAGCATCGGGAAGTCGCCGAGATCAAATTCTCCGCCCCGAACAAGCATCACTTCCTGGTCGATCTGAGCCCGTTCCATGTGGAGAACAACGGCGAGGTGTTCATCGCCGCCGATCGGCCCTACGGCCTCATCGAGGCGAGCCTGCATCGCGATGACGCCATTCCCGCGGGCAATGCCTGGCTCGGCGTACCGGGATTCTGTTGAGGAGAGGCGGGCGACGCCATGAAACCACAAGGACGACAACGACAGCGGGGCTCACGCTGCTGATCATCCTGGTGATCAGCCGGGTGTTCCAGGGTGCGATATCGCGGCTGTCGATCCTGATCGGGCTGGGTGGTCGGCACGGTCATCGCCGCCGTCGCGGGCCGGACCGACTTCTCCGACGTCGGCCGGGCGAAGCTGATCGCGCTGCCGACGTTCTTCCCGTCGGGCACACCCACTTTCGAGGTGGGGGCCATCGTCTCGATGACCATCGTGATTCTGGTGATCATGACCGAGAACATCGCCGATATCCTCCCCATCGGTGAGATCGTAGGCACCGAAGTGGATTCGGGTCGCGTCGCGGACGGCCTGCGCGCCGATATGGCCGCCACCGCGGCAGTCGTGCTGTTCGGATCCGTTGCGGCGAGCGGGATTCGGACCCTGACCCGAGTCCGATTCCACGACAACCTGAATATGCTGATTGTGGCCGTGGCGATTGCCGCCGGGCTCATTCCCATTGCGGCCCCGACATTCTGGGACGCGTTCCCGGAATCGTTCGCCGTGATCATGCATTCGGGGATCAGCGCGACCGCCATAGTGGCGATCCTGCTCAATCTGCTGTTCAACGAATTGACCATCGGCAATCGCTCGGGCGCCTCGGTCTTCGCCGCCGCACAGGACGAACGCGACGGCTTAGGCGAGCGCATCGACGACGACATCCGGGACTGATCGACCCGGGCTGGATGAACCTACGAAAACCCGCCCAGAACGATTCCGACCATTGTGCTGATCACGGCTTACGAACCCACTGTGACGGCCGACATAATTTCGACCAACGGGGGAGGAAGGACCATATTATGCCCCTCATTTTCCTGAACGGCGGCGCCATGCGCGGCGGGCCGCTGAATCACCTGCTCGCGGGCGCACCGTTCGCCGGCGAGGTGACCACCGCACCGCAGTACCGGTTCTATTCGGTCGGCGATCGCTTCCCGGGACTGCACCCGGTCTCCGACGGCGGAGCCCCCGTCAGTGGTGAATTATTCGATGTGCCTATGGATGTGCTGCGCACCAGCCTGCTCCCGGCCGAACCGCCGGAGCTCGAACTCGGCGTGATCGAACTCGATGACAAGCGTTCGGTGCTCTCCATGGTGCTGCGCCGCCCGCCCGTCTCCTATCCGCAGCTGATCGACATCACCGAATTCGGCAGCTGGACGACCTATCGCGAAGGAATTCGATGAAATACACCTCCGGGGGCGCGCTCCGGAAATTCGATGTCAATTGCTCGATTCTCTTCACCGATCTCCCGCTGCTGGAACGGCCAGCCGCCGCCAAGGCCGCCGGATTCGACGCGGTGGAATTCTGGTGGCCGTTCGGCGAGGATTCGACACCCGCCGACGCGGATATCGATGCCTTCGTCTCGGCCATCGAGGACGCGGGCGTGCAGCTGGTCGGATTGAACTTCATCGACCTGATTCCGGCGGGCCGCGGCCTGGTTTCGATTCCCGGACAAGAGACCCGGTTCCGGGACAATATCGATATCGCGGTCGGAATCGCCGAGCGCACCGGATGCAAGGCGCTGAACGCGCTGTACGGCAATCGGATTGCCGCCGAGGATGCGGAGAAGCAGGACGAGCTCGCCCTGGAGAATCTGCGGCTGGCCGCTACCGCGGCCCGGCGCATCGGTGCGACCGTACTGCTCGAAGCGCTCAATGCCTATGAGTCGCAGGACTATCCGATCGTCTCGGCCGCGCACGCGATTCGCATTATCGAGCAGGTCGGGGAGCCGAATCTGCGGTTCCTCTGCGACCTCTACCACCTGGCCCGGATGGGCGAGAACCTCGCCGGGGTGATCGACACCTACGGCGGCTACTTCGGCCACGTACAGATCGCCGATACCCCGGGTCGCGGACGTCCCGGCACCGGCGCGCTGGACTTCGAGGAGCTCTTCGCCAACCTCGACGCCGCCGGTTACGACGGCTGGATCGGCCTGGAATACAAAGACCCCGAACTGGATTGGGAGTGGATCAAATGAGTGAAGCATCGCGCAGCGATTCCGTGCGGGGCGGCGGTCGGGCGACGGGTGGGCGCAGCATCGGATTCGTGGGACTCGGCATCATGGGCGGCCCGATGGCCGGTCACCTGGTCGCTGCCGGGCACGAGGTCACCGGCTACGATCACAGCTCGGCCGCGGTCGATCGCCTCACCGCCGCCGGTGGCAAGGCGGGCGCGAATGCCGCGGAGACGGTGCGCGACAAGGACATTGTCATCACCATGCTGCCGCAGGACGAGCATGTGGAGTCGGTCTTCGCCGAGGTGCTCGAGCACGCCGCCCCCGGCACGCTGTACATCGACTTCTCCACCATCACCCCGCGCACCTCCGAGTGGACCGCCACCGAAGGCGCGAAGAAGGGGCTGCGCGTACTGGACGCCCCGGTCAGCGGTGGCGAGCCCGGTGCCAAGAACGCGGCGCTGTCGATTATGGTCGGCGGCTCGCGCGACGACTTCGATTCCGCCCGAGCGGTTTTCGAGGCCGTCGGCAAGACCGTCGCCCTGGTGGGACCGAACGGTGCCGGTCAGGTCGTCAAGGCCGCCAACCAGCTCGTGGTCGGCGGCACCTACGCCCTGGTCGCCGAAGCCATCCTGCTCATGGAGAACCTGGGTGCGAACGCCGAGGCGGGACTGGATGTGCTCGCCGGTGGCCTGGCGGGCAGCAAGATCCTGGAGCTGAAGCGAAAGACCATGCTGGAGCGTAGTTTCCAGCCCGGCTTCCGCATCGACCTGCATCACAAGGATATGGGCATCATCCTGGCCGCCGCGCGCCAGGCCGAGGTCGCCATCCCCATGGGCGCGCTCACCGCGCAGCTCATCGCCGCCGCCCGCGCCATGGGCCACGGTTCCCTCGATCACTCCGCGCTGCTGCTGGTCGCCGAGGCGCTCTCGGGTAAGGGACAGGCGTGACGGCGCAGACCCTGCGCACCGGTCACGGACCACGCATGGCGGACGGACACGGAATCTGCGCCATCGGCGTACCCACGGGCTGGGTGGTGCACGAGTGCACGGTGCAGCCGCGCAACGCTCCGATATCCGCCGCATCGACCGGTCGGCCACTGACGCTGATCCGAAAGGGGATCTGATATGACACGTATGCGGGCCGTGGACGCCGCGGTGCTCATTCTCGAAAAAGAAGGCGCGACACAGGCATTCGGGCTGCCGGGCGCGGCGATCAACCCCTTCTACAGCGCTATGCGGGCGCACGGCGGGATCAAACATATTCTCGCCCGGCACGTCGAGGCGGCCTCGCATATGGCCGAGGGGTACACCCGCGCCGCCGCGGGCAATATCGGTATCTGCATCGGCACCTCCGGTCCGGCGGGCACCGACATGATCACCGGATTGTATTCGGCGAGTGCGGATTCCATTCCGATCCTGTGCATCACCGGGCAGGCTCCGGTGTCCAAGCTGCACAAGGAGGACTTCCAGGCGGTCGATATCGCCTCGATCGCCGCACCGGTGAGCAAGTGGGCGGTGACGGTGCTGGAGCCCGCGCAGGTGCCCGGTTCGTTCCAGAAGGCGTTCCAGCTCATGCGTTCCGGGCGTCCGGGACCGGTGCTCATCGATCTCCCGATCGACGTGCAGCTCGCCGAGATCGAATTCGATATCGAGACCTATACGCCCCTGGATGTACAGCGCCCCACCGCCACCCGGGCGCAGGCCGAGAAGGCCATCGCCATGCTGAACGCGGCCGAGCGGCCGTTGATCGTGGCGGGCGGCGGCATCGTGAACGCCGACGCGGCGGATCTGCTGGTCGAATTCGCCGAGCTGACCGGCATTCCGGTGGTGCCGACGCTGATGGGCTGGGGCACCATCGCCGATGATCATCCGCTGCACGCGGGCATGGTCGGATTGCAGACCTCGCATCGCTATGGCAATGCGACCATGCTGGAGGCGGACTTCGTCCTCGGCATCGGTAACCGCTGGGCCAATCGTCATACCGGTGGTGTCGAAACCTATACGCGGGACCGCACTTTCGTGCATGTCGATATCGAGCCGACCCAAATCGGGCGGGTGTTCGCGCCCGACTACGGGATCGTCTCGGATGCGGGCGCGGCGCTGGCCGAATTCCTGGATGTGGCGCATGAGCTCGAGCTCGCCGGTCAGTTGCGCGAGCGCGGCGATTGGGCCGCCACCTGCCGCGATCGCAAGCGAACCCTGCTGCGCAAGACGCACTTCGACACCGTGCCGATCAAACCGCAGCGGGTGTACGAGGAGATGAACGCGGCGTTCGGGCCCGACGTCCGCTATGTCACCACCATCGGGTTGTCGCAGATCCAGGCGGCGCAGATGCTGCACGTGTACAAGCCCCGGCACTGGATCAACGCCGGACAGGCCGGTCCGCTCGGGTGGACCCTGCCCGCCGCCATCGGTGTCGCCACCGCGGTGCCGGATGAGACGGTCGTGGCGCTCTCGGGTGACTACGACTTCCAGTTCCTGATCGAGGAGTTGGCCGTCGGCGCACAGTTCAATATCCCGTATGTGCATGTGGTGGTGAACAATTCGTACCTGGGGCTGATTCGCCAGGCCCAGCGTGCCTTCGATATGGACTACTACGTTCAGCTGTCGTTCGACAATATCAACAGTCCGGAGGTCGGCGGCTACGGCGTGGATCACCTCAAGGTCGCGGAAGGGTTGGGCTGCAAGGCGATTCGCGTCACCGACCCCGATCGGATCGGCTCCGCCATGGCCGAGGCCAAGCGGTTGACGGCCGAACATCGGGTGCCGGTACTGGTCGAGGTCATCCTCGAACGCGTCACCAATGTGTCGATGGGGCTCGAGATCGACAATATCAACGAGTTCGAGGAGCTCGCGGACTCCTTCGACGACGCACCCACCGCCATCGCCGCCCAGCCCGAATACGAATCGGCCGGGAGCCCTTCGTGATTCACGCGCGCGGTGGTTCGGCACGGGGCTGGCGGGACGGGCAGGTGATCGTCGCCCCGGATAAGTTCAAGGGCTCGCTCACCGCCGCGGAGGTGGCCGCGCACATCACGGCCGGGCTGCGGCGCATCCGTCCGGAGCTGCCCGTGGTCACCGTCCCCGTTGCCGATGGCGGGGACGGGACCGTGGACGCGATGGTGGCCGCGGGCTTCGCCGGCCTGCAGACCGCCGTCACCGGGCCGGTCGGGAATCGAGTGGTCGCCTCGTTCGCGATGAGGGGCGAGACGGCCGTTATCGAACTCGCCGAAGCCTCCGGGCTGCGGCGCTTACCCGACCGGCCCACCCCGGCCACCGCGCGCACCGCCACCAGTGCGGGAACCGGAGAGTTGATGCGCACCGCGGTCACCCGCGGCGCCCGGCGAATTGTGCTGGGGCTCGGCGGAAGTGCCTGTGCCGACGGTGGGGCGGGCATGCTGAGCGCACTCGGGGCGCGCTTCCTCGATGCCGACGGCGTCGAGCTGCCGCCCGGCGGTGCGGCGCTGGTGCACCTGGAGCGCATCGATATCGGCGAGATGATGCGTGTTCCGGTGACGGTCGCCTCCGATGTGGACAACCCACTGCTGGGCGTGCGCGGTGCCGCCCATGTGTACGGGCCGCAAAAGGGCGCCGGCGCGGAAGATGTCGCGGCACTCGAACGAGGACTGGCGCGCTTCGCCGCGGTCGCGCGCCGCGATCTCGGAGTCGATCTGGCGGATCGGCCCGGGGCCGGTGCGGCCGGTGGCGTCGGATTCGCCGCCATCGCCTTCCTGGGTGCGCGCAGTGAACCCGGAATCGAATTGATGCTGCGGCACCTCGATTTCGGGGATCGATTGCAGGGTGCGCGACTGGTGATCACCGGTGAGGGCTGCCTGGATCGGCAGACCCTGCACGGCAAGGCCCCGATCGGCGTGGCCCGGGCCGCCGCCGCGGCCGGGGTTCCGGTGCTGGCCGTCGCGGGTCAGCGGCTGCTGACCCGGGATATGTTGCGCCGCTTCGGATTCGAGGACGCCTACGCGCTCACCGATATCGAGCCCGATCCGCGGCTGTGCATCAGCAATGCCGGGCCGCTGTTGGAACTGCTCGCCGTGCGGATAGCCGAAACCCGCCTGGGCGATCTGCTGTCCCGAAACGCGTAGCGCCCGAACACATCTACTGAAAGAGGAAGCGATGTCGGACTTCACCAGCCTGCCGGACCTGGCGCTGCGCAGCTACCGCGCCAGCGTGATCGCCGCCAGCGACGAATCCTTCGAAGAGCGCGAAAACCTCATCCAGCCTTGGGAACCGCGCTTCTCCGCCGAGACCTTCGGCACCAAGGGGCAGGAGTACGACGGCTGGGAGACCCGACGTCGGCGCAACGCGCCCGGAAGCGACTGGGCGATCGTGCGACTGGGTATGCCGGGCATCGTGCGCGGCGTGGTCATCGACACCGCGTGGTTCAAGGGCAACTATCCGCCTTTCGCCTCCGTGGACGCCTGCCGGGTATCGGGTTATCCCGGTGTGGCGGAGCTGGATTCGGCCGAATGGGTCGAGATCGTGCCGAAGACGCCGCTACACGGTGACGCCAAACATGAGCTGCCCGTCGACAGCGAGCTGATCTTCACCCACGTGCGCCTGCATATGCATCCGGACGGCGGTATCGCCCGCTTTCGCGTGCACGGTGACGTGGTGCCGGATCCGGTCCTGCTGAGCGGCCTGACCGTGGATCTGGCCGCGCTCGAACACGGTGGCCGCGCCGTCGATTGCTCGAATCTGTTCTATTCGGGTGCGGACAATATGCTCGCGCCCGGCCTCGCGCGCAATCAGGCCGAGGGGTGGGAGACCGCTCGCCGCCGCGATGACGACAATGACTGGGCGGTGATTCGTCTTGCGGCCCAAGGTGTTCCGGAGCTGATCGAGGTCGACACCACCAACCTGGTGTTCAACGCACCGGCCGAAGTGCGCCTGCTCGGCGTCGATCTGCCCAGCGGCACACCGGTTCCCGCCGCCGACTCCCCGGCCTGGTTCGAACTGCTGCCGACGGTGGCGATCCAGCCCGACACCCCGCACCGCTTCCGTGTGCAGGGCGCCCGGCCGGTCACACACGTGCGTCTCGATATCTATCCGGACGGCGGTATCGCCCGTCTGCGACTGCTGGGTGCTCTCACTCCGGCGGGTCTCGAGGCGCTCGTCACCCGCTGGGGTGCGGCCTGACCGGTACACCCACGCGGTCCGGCGGGTGAATTCGCCGGTGGTCGGCCGCTGATGCCTGGGTCGGCCACCGGCGACTCCTTTCAGGGGCGCATGATCGAGGTGACGAGTCCGCGCCGTATTCGCCACGGCAGTGCCGCGAAGAGGGCGGACATGGCGGCGGCGGTACCGGGCAGGTCGTCGCGGGCCGAGAGGTAGGCGCGCTGACGGGCGGGGGAGAGGACGAAGAAGGCGTCGAAGAACAAGGGCAGGTCCTGCGGTGGGAGGCTGAGCAGGGCTTGTAATCCGGCCTGGCGCAGGCGATATACCGCGCGCGCCGAGGACGGCCAGATGCCGTCACC is a genomic window containing:
- a CDS encoding solute carrier family 23 protein, whose translation is MVGTVIAAVAGRTDFSDVGRAKLIALPTFFPSGTPTFEVGAIVSMTIVILVIMTENIADILPIGEIVGTEVDSGRVADGLRADMAATAAVVLFGSVAASGIRTLTRVRFHDNLNMLIVAVAIAAGLIPIAAPTFWDAFPESFAVIMHSGISATAIVAILLNLLFNELTIGNRSGASVFAAAQDERDGLGERIDDDIRD
- a CDS encoding allophanate hydrolase-related protein, which codes for MPLIFLNGGAMRGGPLNHLLAGAPFAGEVTTAPQYRFYSVGDRFPGLHPVSDGGAPVSGELFDVPMDVLRTSLLPAEPPELELGVIELDDKRSVLSMVLRRPPVSYPQLIDITEFGSWTTYREGIR
- a CDS encoding hydroxypyruvate isomerase family protein encodes the protein MKYTSGGALRKFDVNCSILFTDLPLLERPAAAKAAGFDAVEFWWPFGEDSTPADADIDAFVSAIEDAGVQLVGLNFIDLIPAGRGLVSIPGQETRFRDNIDIAVGIAERTGCKALNALYGNRIAAEDAEKQDELALENLRLAATAARRIGATVLLEALNAYESQDYPIVSAAHAIRIIEQVGEPNLRFLCDLYHLARMGENLAGVIDTYGGYFGHVQIADTPGRGRPGTGALDFEELFANLDAAGYDGWIGLEYKDPELDWEWIK
- a CDS encoding NAD(P)-dependent oxidoreductase is translated as MSEASRSDSVRGGGRATGGRSIGFVGLGIMGGPMAGHLVAAGHEVTGYDHSSAAVDRLTAAGGKAGANAAETVRDKDIVITMLPQDEHVESVFAEVLEHAAPGTLYIDFSTITPRTSEWTATEGAKKGLRVLDAPVSGGEPGAKNAALSIMVGGSRDDFDSARAVFEAVGKTVALVGPNGAGQVVKAANQLVVGGTYALVAEAILLMENLGANAEAGLDVLAGGLAGSKILELKRKTMLERSFQPGFRIDLHHKDMGIILAAARQAEVAIPMGALTAQLIAAARAMGHGSLDHSALLLVAEALSGKGQA
- the gcl gene encoding glyoxylate carboligase, whose amino-acid sequence is MTRMRAVDAAVLILEKEGATQAFGLPGAAINPFYSAMRAHGGIKHILARHVEAASHMAEGYTRAAAGNIGICIGTSGPAGTDMITGLYSASADSIPILCITGQAPVSKLHKEDFQAVDIASIAAPVSKWAVTVLEPAQVPGSFQKAFQLMRSGRPGPVLIDLPIDVQLAEIEFDIETYTPLDVQRPTATRAQAEKAIAMLNAAERPLIVAGGGIVNADAADLLVEFAELTGIPVVPTLMGWGTIADDHPLHAGMVGLQTSHRYGNATMLEADFVLGIGNRWANRHTGGVETYTRDRTFVHVDIEPTQIGRVFAPDYGIVSDAGAALAEFLDVAHELELAGQLRERGDWAATCRDRKRTLLRKTHFDTVPIKPQRVYEEMNAAFGPDVRYVTTIGLSQIQAAQMLHVYKPRHWINAGQAGPLGWTLPAAIGVATAVPDETVVALSGDYDFQFLIEELAVGAQFNIPYVHVVVNNSYLGLIRQAQRAFDMDYYVQLSFDNINSPEVGGYGVDHLKVAEGLGCKAIRVTDPDRIGSAMAEAKRLTAEHRVPVLVEVILERVTNVSMGLEIDNINEFEELADSFDDAPTAIAAQPEYESAGSPS
- a CDS encoding glycerate kinase, with amino-acid sequence MIHARGGSARGWRDGQVIVAPDKFKGSLTAAEVAAHITAGLRRIRPELPVVTVPVADGGDGTVDAMVAAGFAGLQTAVTGPVGNRVVASFAMRGETAVIELAEASGLRRLPDRPTPATARTATSAGTGELMRTAVTRGARRIVLGLGGSACADGGAGMLSALGARFLDADGVELPPGGAALVHLERIDIGEMMRVPVTVASDVDNPLLGVRGAAHVYGPQKGAGAEDVAALERGLARFAAVARRDLGVDLADRPGAGAAGGVGFAAIAFLGARSEPGIELMLRHLDFGDRLQGARLVITGEGCLDRQTLHGKAPIGVARAAAAAGVPVLAVAGQRLLTRDMLRRFGFEDAYALTDIEPDPRLCISNAGPLLELLAVRIAETRLGDLLSRNA
- the alc gene encoding allantoicase, which codes for MSDFTSLPDLALRSYRASVIAASDESFEERENLIQPWEPRFSAETFGTKGQEYDGWETRRRRNAPGSDWAIVRLGMPGIVRGVVIDTAWFKGNYPPFASVDACRVSGYPGVAELDSAEWVEIVPKTPLHGDAKHELPVDSELIFTHVRLHMHPDGGIARFRVHGDVVPDPVLLSGLTVDLAALEHGGRAVDCSNLFYSGADNMLAPGLARNQAEGWETARRRDDDNDWAVIRLAAQGVPELIEVDTTNLVFNAPAEVRLLGVDLPSGTPVPAADSPAWFELLPTVAIQPDTPHRFRVQGARPVTHVRLDIYPDGGIARLRLLGALTPAGLEALVTRWGAA